In the Gossypium raimondii isolate GPD5lz chromosome 9, ASM2569854v1, whole genome shotgun sequence genome, one interval contains:
- the LOC105799457 gene encoding nuclear intron maturase 3, mitochondrial: MLKTLKTITGLNHPCSIPFRPLSSHTLTDSHLKSLVLSQYSNGTFSNLLQNVVALPSVLLTACQNLSNSPHSSTTTTTALPTSVSNHFSIYQMGHEISQNKFDVSSCCVKMDPPSPSGEPLILPNLKLKVLIEAIRMVLEIVYDEKFVTFSYGGRVGMGRHTAIRYLKNNVTNPSWWFNVSFCSSKFDEFNVDKLCWFIGEKIKDAMLIDVIKKLLECDVVRVEFGGCYLGRGLPQESALCSILINVYFGGFDREIQEMRLRMNKKTFKFELTEPDLNNSNIFYKPVKLYAVRYLDEILVITSGSKMLARELKDHVLDFLERNLGLKVDRVKTAIHSAVSEKIMFLGMELQAVPPSVLHPPMSEKAIRARKKYDRQKEVKALELRNARERNRKKLGLKILRHVFKKLKQSNNGFRYEYQIESEVREIFRTWADEVVLEFMGSLEERWNWHRLLSRGDFLSLRHVRDQLPQDLVDAYDKFQEQVDKHLAPTKARMALEEEEKRVREEEEQKYSERTVDDLTKLCMKVSAPIELVRKAVRMVGFTNNMGRPRPISVLFALEDADIVKWYAGVGRRWLDFFCCCHNFRMVKTIVSYHLRFSCILTLAHKHESTKLEAIKHYSKDLKVSDTNGYEEIYFPTERDVKMMGDKNLSDPKPVDGAISLALIRLASDESSHSCIAHFCGRIDTTMYRVRLLQNHLNLNPLDEAQWVKGMGAIHETLNKKCLPLCPDHINDLYMGKITLQDIDCTSFVEVD, translated from the coding sequence atgctCAAGACCCTCAAAACAATCACAGGACTTAACCATCCTTGCTCAATCCCCTTCAGACCATTGTCCTCCCATACTTTGACAGATTCCCACCTCAAATCCTTAGTTCTCAGCCAATACTCTAATGGAACTTTCTCCAATCTCCTCCAGAACGTCGTCGCTTTACCCTCTGTTCTTCTCACCGCCTGCCAAAACCTCTCCAACTCCCCCCAttcatcaacaacaacaacgaCGGCGCTTCCCACCTCTGTTTCCAACCACTTCTCCATTTATCAAATGGGTCATGAAATTTCTCAGAACAAGTTCGATGTTTCCTCTTGCTGTGTCAAAATGGACCCGCCCAGTCCTTCAGGTGAGCCTTTGATTTTACCAAATTTGAAACTAAAGGTCTTGATTGAAGCCATTAGGATGGTCCTGGAAATTGTTTATGATGAAAAGTTTGTGACATTTTCTTATGGTGGACGTGTTGGAATGGGCAGACACACTGCcattaggtacttaaagaacAATGTAACAAACCCAAGTTGGTGGTTTAATGTTTCCTTTTGTTCTAGCAAGTTTGATGAGTTTAATGTTGATAAGTTGTGTTGGTTTATTGGAGAGAAAATTAAAGATGCTATGTTGATTGATGTGATAAAGAAGTTGCTTGAATGTGATGTGGTTAGAGTTGAATTTGGTGGTTGCTATTTAGGGAGAGGGCTTCCTCAAGAAAGCGCCTTGTGTTCGattttgattaatgtttattttgggggTTTTGATAGAGAAATTCAAGAAATGAGGCTTCGAATGAATAAAAAGACCTTTAAATTTGAGTTAACCGAGCCTGATTTGAATAATTCTAATATTTTCTATAAGCCGGTGAAACTTTATGCTGTTAGGTATTTGGATGAGATATTGGTAATTACATCTGGGTCAAAGATGTTAGCAAGGGAGTTGAAGGACCACGTTTTGGATTTTTTGGAACGAAATTTGGGGTTGAAGGTGGATAGAGTTAAAACAGCCATCCATAGTGCTGTATCAGAGAAGATTATGTTTTTGGGGATGGAGCTGCAGGCTGTTCCTCCTTCTGTTTTGCACCCCCCTATGTCGGAGAAGGCAATTAGAGCGAGGAAGAAGTATGATAGACAGAAGGAAGTTAAAGCTTTAGAATTGAGGAATGCTCGGGAGAGGAATAGGAAAAAGTTAGGTCTGAAAATATTAAGACATGTTTTTAAGAAGTTGAAGCAGAGTAACAATGGTTTTAGATATGAATATCAAATTGAGAGTGAAGTCAGAGAAATCTTTAGGACTTGGGCTGATGAAGTAGTCCTAGAGTTCATGGGGTCCTTGGAAGAACGATGGAACTGGCATCGGCTGCTCTCTAGAGGtgattttttatctttaagaCATGTTAGAGATCAGTTGCCACAAGATCTTGTTGATGCTTATGACAAATTCCAAGAACAAGTAGACAAGCATTTGGCACCTACCAAAGCTAGAATGGCAttggaggaagaagaaaagagggTAAGAGAAGAAGAGGAACAGAAATATTCCGAGCGCACAGTAGATGATCTGACCAAGTTGTGTATGAAGGTTTCTGCACCCATAGAACTTGTTCGGAAGGCTGTCAGAATGGTTGGTTTTACGAATAATATGGGTCGTCCCAGGCCAATCAGCGTACTATTTGCATTAGAAGATGCTGATATTGTTAAGTGGTATGCTGGTGTTGGCAGAAGATGGCTGGATTTCTTCTGCTGCTGTCACAACTTCAGAATGGTGAAAACAATTGTTTCTTATCACCTTAGGTTCTCTTGTATTTTAACACTGGCACACAAGCATGAATCCACCAAACTTGAAGCAATTAAACATTACAGTAAAGATTTGAAGGTCTCAGATACGAATGGATATGAGGAAATTTACTTCCCAACTGAGAGGGATGTTAAGATGATGGGTGATAAAAATCTTTCAGACCCGAAACCCGTGGATGGAGCTATATCTTTGGCTTTGATCAGATTGGCTTCTGACGAGTCATCACATTCTTGTATTGCTCATTTCTGTGGTAGAATTGATACAACCATGTATAGGGTTAGGTTACTGCAAAATCATCTGAATTTGAACCCCCTGGATGAAGCTCAGTGGGTCAAGGGTATGGGTGCTATTCATGAAACTTTGAATAAAAAATGCCTGCCACTCTGTCCTGATCACATAAATGATTTATACATGGGTAAAATTACCCTTCAGGATATTGACTGCACTTCATTTGTGGAAGTGGACTGA
- the LOC105799458 gene encoding uncharacterized protein LOC105799458, translated as MDWMDYFSLGKGFNSTDDDEEDLQQWDPGSLMSLAQNQSGISNEIILSQTNGSTVQASQSPNTSNAPVLRKSYSTLSQAERAQRKRMTDQAYRGRVKLHKELMKSNLETLTGENDSLKKENQSLKAANASMNQTLTDQAKEIDQLRSDLLQLKKDHEKQNILLETLSGLLSDPLKLENEKLKEENAILRKDANLNSRIPQLLEENAKLKIENKVLKVQNDALCGKIIADNDKKREQEP; from the exons ATGGACTGGATGGATTATTTCTCCCTCGGGAAGGGCTTCAACTCGACTGACGATGATGAAGAAGAT CTACAGCAATGGGATCCAGGATCTTTAATGTCCTTGGCACAAAATCAATCTGGAATCAGCAATGAGATTATCCTAAGCCAGACTAATGGAAGCACGGTCCAAGCCTCTCAATCCCCAAACACTTCCAATGCTCCTGTTTTGAGAAAAAGCTATTCTACTTTATCTCAAGCTGAACGAGCTCAGAGGAAAAGGATGACCGATCAGGCATATCGAGGAAGAGTTAAG TTACACAAAGAGCtaatgaaatcaaatttggAGACCCTTACTGGAGAAAACGACTCACTAAAGAAAGAGAATCAATCCTTAAAAGCGGCTAATGCTTCCATGAACCAAACCTTGACTGATCAAGCAAAAGAGATTGATCAGTTGAGGAGTGATCTTTTGCAGCTGAAGAAAGACCATGAGAAGcaaaatattcttttggaaacaCTTTCAGGGCTTCTA TCTGATCCATTGAAGCTCGAAAATGAGAAACTGAAGGAAGAAAATGCGATATTAAGGAAGGATGCCAATCTTAATAGTCGCATACCGCAGCTTTTGGAGGAGAATGCGAagctaaaaattgaaaataaggtaCTCAAGGTTCAGAATGATGCTTTATGTGGGAAGATTATTGCTGACAATGACAAGAAGCGTGAGCAAGAACCATAA